In Panthera tigris isolate Pti1 chromosome D2, P.tigris_Pti1_mat1.1, whole genome shotgun sequence, one DNA window encodes the following:
- the CD2H10orf71 gene encoding cardiac-enriched FHL2-interacting protein, which translates to MQGNKKCTDGFSDSSSIGSVLDDADREVSSLTDRAFRSLCISEDTSFHDSYLTLSPDITRQVFGSLHQGTVSHTHRKSGIWSQLPSQGTEHSGWAATFQQLPKYVQGEEKYPKSSPPLTPAQRRLEVPVSGLRSSNKPVSKVSSLIKSFDRTESQRCDSRPPTSKPPALKNPPKFAPLPESGVNFCFDSAFLTVRRVPAEVSGAHQSSHQPGKKHGEQESPKNPEMACHSSSSFLPTSENAANAFESKFPSPPHKPSKGESGRGKEWPRKGTFLHSENSAFESWNAHQPRLPERKEAADPVPESKAPKHYENTPLLKEPPASEHKVSPCQARASCSQEESRLAAGALSASGPWGPRDSGPQVFGTEGNSSSQPDLQGKPTQPPWRKPKSGKGKKESLQDASEEKKQATRRGPALYTKHNPQGQFPENEALDMPMDPNEHYSPPFNISKLLTPIIPTKNILEPSDSQPVEITPSPSGQLNGYQEKEPSECQSRDSYKSKAPSLLFNLKDVRKRVKSTYSPSPLSKSLEEKTRGKQEPVSNGIILPNGLEESPPNELSKERAADAPSVSHISTQMDPKADPGTASVDNYLTLNSPPAITQAPFSVNGEGADRNSYEKDDGEPEMGTTRSGKCPESREQCPRKHLSLRLCSREPEAGKAAEKPKTPSLEKGFLRSVSQETEPEREAGLQNPNFNQKFSPGPLSPEEEDVFYSDSQSDFMPCFKGKAKFSTSSSDQSFASFEDQQKTWFTESQQEDRRNDVSAGDSQKDEKEKAIGKDETQHGALSNGQVCVQEHSQGASSQEGESSSGCRPRKASREEANFRGTWITGSKDTTRDPTPSPSSTMNKHKLFAIKDNTLRATPVIKPIMLPLLRAMSSEDPLGSGHKEEDLPKPGWGEEAGLCGPESQEVANTPTAANTQGTHLKHMAWESTEDHGQVPAPTGNIASPPLVAEAEGLKPPPEAARRVVANDGKNSCTVQGKLDAPRCIPTIALPEGDLEDQPPPQQPGTCWEEHTQDFKSHLLSTPRAGPPGRRLVPGEMATSPNASSPDESSACSPAASSVWDDASQAPSEPGLLPGEPPHTSPWASPHSARVARREDLTHALTWEAGSDPQLEPPAEDLRTLSPRGLVLDAAAGSAGLAEKPELPAPLERAASKPPAVPPKTEKALRRAKKLASKRRKTDQLQEKHGEPLEEKPCLEDLERGPPAPGERPRPRCPGVRSLPPPIHRHSVSAFSEPIRRQPGGSQSLTPLPPYPATQKVLQDPQSGEYFVFDLPLQVRIKTFYDPETGKYVKVSIPTSEGGSPEPPPPDTPDAPYMLYPHFRPLPVTALMPLRCSSQLSAPTFLNQGPHTTEAAGPGPRRAREAGLQLQLGPRPRGDPTWHSAGQRPDAPSPSLGEEGGDAPRLGIISTNDLEDFATEGIS; encoded by the coding sequence ATGCAGGGGAATAAGAAGTGCACGGACGGGTTCAGCGACTCCTCGAGCATCGGCAGTGTGCTGGACGATGCAGACAGGGAGGTGAGCAGCCTCACAGACCGGGCGTTCCGAAGCTTGTGCATCTCAGAGGACACATCCTTCCACGACTCCTACCTGACCCTGTCCCCGGATATCACCCGCCAGGTGTTTGGGAGTCTTCACCAGGGAACGGTGAGCCACACCCACAGGAAAAGCGGTATTTGGAGCCAGTTACCGTCACAAGGCACCGAGCATTCGGGCTGGGCAGCCACGTTCCAGCAGCTACCCAAGTACGTTCAAGGGGAGGAGAAGTATCCCAAAAGCAGCCCCCCACTGACGCCAGCCCAGAGGAGACTGGAGGTGCCAGTTTCCGGCCTGAGGAGCAGCAACAAGCCTGTTTCTAAAGTGTCGTCGCTAATTAAGTCTTTTGACAGGACTGAGAGCCAACGCTGTGACAGCAGGCCCCCAACCAGTAAGCCCCCGGCTCTCAAGAACCCCCCCAAATTTGCTCCTCTTCCAGAAAGTGGCGTCAACTTCTGCTTCGATTCTGCCTTTCTGACTGTCAGGAGGGTGCCCGCTGAAGTCTCTGGAGCCCATCAGAGTAGCCACCAGCCTGGCAAGAAGCACGGAGAGCAGGAGTCCCCCAAGAACCCCGAGATGGCCTGTCACAGCTCCAGCAGCTTCCTCCCAACATCTGAAAACGCAGCCAATGCGTTCGAGTCAAagttcccctctcctccccacaagCCATCCAAGGGCGAGTCTGGAAGAGGTAAGGAGTGGCCTCGCAAAGGGACCTTTCTTCATAGTGAAAACAGTGCTTTTGAGTCGTGGAATGCCCACCAACCGCGGCTGCCCGAGAGAAAGGAGGCTGCTGACCCTGTCCCAGAAAGCAAAGCCCCCAAGCATTACGAGAACACGCCCTTGTTAAAAGAGCCCCCGGCCTCTGAGCACAAAGTCTCCCCCTGCCAGGCCCGGGCCAGCTGCAGTCAGGAGGAGAGCAGGCTGGCAGCAGGGGCTCTCTCTGCATCGGGACCCTGGGGACCTCGGGATTCGGGGCCCCAGGTATTCGGTACAGAGGGAAATTCTAGCTCCCAGCCCGACCTTCAGGGGAAGCCCACCCAGCCACCATGGAGGAAACCAAAGTCcggcaaaggaaagaaggaaagtctaCAAGATGCATCGGAAGAGAAGAAGCAGGCCACCAGAAGAGGCCCAGCCTTGTACACAAAGCACAATCCCCAGGGACAGTTTCCAGAAAACGAGGCTCTTGACATGCCCATGGACCCCAACGAGCATTACAGCCCTCCTTTCAACATCAGTAAGCTTCTGACCCCCATCATACCCACCAAGAATATCCTGGAGCCATCTGACAGCCAGCCGGTGGAGATAACCCCATCACCCTCAGGACAGCTAAACGGGTACCAAGAGAAGGAACCCAGTGAATGTCAGTCTCGGGACAGCTACAAATCCAAAGCCCCTAGCCTGCTGTTCAACCTGAAGGATGTACGGAAGCGTGTCAAGAGCACATATAGTCCCTCACCTCTCTCGAAAAGCCTCGAGGAGAAAACCAGGGGCAAGCAAGAACCCGTGAGCAATGGGATCATCCTTCCCAATGGGCTTGAGGAGAGCCCTCCAAATGAGCTTTCTAAGGAAAGGGCAGCTGATGCCCCTTCTGTGTCACACATCAGTACCCAGATGGACCCTAAAGCTGACCCTGGTACAGCCTCTGTGGACAACTATCTAACTCTTAACTCACCTCCAGCCATCACCCAAGCCCCCTTCTCCGTCAATGGGGAGGGAGCTGACAGGAACAGCTATGAGAAGGACGACGGAGAACCGGAAATGGGCACCACCAGGTCTGGGAAGTGTCCAGAGTCGAGGGAACAGTGCCCCAGGAAGCACCTGTCTCTGCGGCTTTGCAGtagagagcctgaggcagggaagGCTGCAGAGAAACCAAAGACTCCCAGCCTAGAAAAGGGGTTCTTGAGATCTGTGTCTCAAGAGACAGAACCCGAGAGAGAGGCAGGACTTCAGAATCCAAACTTCAACCAGAAATTCTCCCCAGGGCCTCTCTCTCCCGAGGAAGAAGATGTGTTTTACAGTGACAGCCAATCGGATTTCATGCCATGCTTCAAAGGTAAGGCCAAATTCAGCACCAGCTCTTCAGACCAGTCCTTTGCCTCCTTTGAGGACCAGCAGAAGACGTGGTTCACGGAGAGCCAGCAGGAAGACAGGAGGAATGACGTAAGTGCAGGTGACAGTCAGAAAGACGAGAAGGAGAAAGCAATAGGGAAAGACGAGACACAGCACGGTGCCTTAAGTAACGGGCAGGTGTGCGTGCAGGAGCACAGCCAGGGGGCATCGTCGCAAGAAGGGGAAAGCTCGTCTGGATGTAGACCCAGGAAGGCATCGAGAGAGGAAGCCAACTTCAGAGGCACTTGGATCACGGGAAGTAAGGATACAACCAGAGACCCTACCCCCTCGCCATCTTCCACTATGAACAAGCACAAACTGTTTGCAATTAAAGACAACACCCTCAGGGCCACCCCCGTGATAAAACCCATCATGTTGCCCCTCCTGAGGGCCATGTCATCAGAGGACCCTCTGGGCAGCGGCCACAAAGAGGAAGACCTGCCAAAGCCAGGCTGGGGAGAAGAGGCTGGTCTTTGTGGCCCTGAGAGCCAGGAAGTGGCCAACACGCCTACAGCCGCTAACACGCAGGGCACACACTTGAAGCACATGGCCTGGGAGAGCACAGAGGACCACGGGCAGGTGCCAGCCCCAACGGGGAACATCGCATCTCCTCCACTCGTGGCAGAGGCTGAAGGGCTGAAGCCACCCCCAGAGGCTGCACGTCGAGTTGTGGCAAACGATGGCAAGAACAGCTGCACAGTCCAGGGGAAGCTAGATGCTCCAAGGTGCATCCCCACCATCGCTTTGCCTGAGGGCGACCTGGAAGACCAGCCACCCCCACAGCAGCCGGGAACCTGCTGGGAAGAGCACACACAAGATTTCAAAAGTCACTTATTGTCTACACCCCGAGCAGGGCCCCCGGGGAGAAGACTGGTCCCCGGTGAGATGGCAACTTCCCCCAATGCCAGCTCCCCGGATGAGAGCAGCGCGTGCTCCCCTGCTGCCAGCAGCGTCTGGGACGATGCCTCCCAGGCCCCCAGCGAGCCGGGCCTGCTGCCGGGGGAGCCTCCCCACACCAGTCCCTGGGCCAGCCCCCACTCTGCCAGGGTGGCCCGCAGGGAGGACCTGACCCACGCCCTCACGTGGGAGGCTGGCTCGGACCCCCAACTTGAGCCACCTGCAGAAGACCTCAGGACACTTTCTCCAAGAGGCTTGGTGCTGGACGCGGCCGCCGGCTCAGCAGGCCTCGCTGAGAAACCAGAACTTCCAGCCCCACTGGAGAGGGCGGCCAGCAAGCCTCCTGCAGTCCCACCCAAAACAGAGAAGGCCCTGCGGCGGGCAAAAAAGCTGGCCAGCAAGAGGAGGAAGACCGACCAACTGCAAGAAAAGCATGGCGAACCCCTGGAAGAAAAGCCGTGCCTGGAGGACCTTGAACGAGGGCCACCAGCCCCCGGAGAGAGGCCccgacccaggtgccccggggtccgctccctgccccctcccatccACCGCCACTCAGTGTCTGCCTTCTCAGAGCCCATCAGGAGGCAGCCTGGGGGATCCCAGTCCCTTACTCCCCTGCCCCCTTACCCTGCCACCCAGAAGGTTCTCCAAGACCCCCAATCTGGAGAGTACTTTGTCTTCGATCTGCCACTCCAGGTGAGAATCAAGACCTTCTATGACCCCGAGACGGGCAAATACGTCAAGGTCTCCATCCCAACCTCAGAGGGGGGCTCCCCGGAGCCACCCCCGCCAGACACTCCAGATGCTCCCTACATGCTGTACCCCCACTTTCGGCCCCTGCCCGTGACGGCCTTGATGCCTCTGCGCTGCTCCTCTCAGCTGTCTGCCCCCACCTTCCTAAATCAGGGCCCTCACACCACCGAGGCAGCTGGGCCCGGGCCCCGGAGGGCCCGAGAGGCCGGCCTGCAGCTTCAGCTGGGCCCTAGGCCTCGAGGCGACCCCACCTGGCACTCTGCAGGCCAGCGCCCTGATGCTCCTTCCCCaagcctgggggaggaggggggagatgCCCCACGCCTGGGCATCATCTCCACCAACGACCTAGAGGACTTCGCCACAGAAGGCATTTCTTGA